In the genome of Caminibacter pacificus, the window TTCATCTTTTACTACCTATAAAAATGAAAAAGTAAAAATTGAAAATATTATCTTAAAACAGGCTTATTTATTAAGAAAATCTATAGAAGAAGACGTTAAATATAAACCTTTTATAGGAAGATACTGATGTATTTTGTGGTAAGTTACGATATAAAGAATGATAAAAGAAGAGATAAGATTGCAGAATTACTAAATTTTTACGGTATTAGGGTGAATTATTCCGTATATGAAATAAAAATAGAGAAAAAAGATTTGAGAAAACTTATATTTGAAATATTGAAAATCGTAAATAAAAAAGAAGATAGTGTAAGATTTTATAATATTTCAAAAAA includes:
- the cas2 gene encoding CRISPR-associated endonuclease Cas2 — encoded protein: MYFVVSYDIKNDKRRDKIAELLNFYGIRVNYSVYEIKIEKKDLRKLIFEILKIVNKKEDSVRFYNISKNDILKSFEICNYLDILDF